The Brasilonema sennae CENA114 genome includes a region encoding these proteins:
- the mltG gene encoding endolytic transglycosylase MltG: MHLWQKSWKQLFILGLVPLTVLFGTWQSWIWWNRAISAPIQTVNPGATANNSVKWLQIQIPPGTASQQIGRNLEKAGLIRSQLAWNVWARYLEWKNPQGSFQAGTYELSPTQPLSAIAQKIWQGEVVQNSYTIPEGWSLRQMAAHFEERKFFLAKDFLAAASQIDRGQFSWLPADLPYLEGFLYPDTYKIARGSITPQDVIKQMLSRFEQVALPLYQKEQNKTPLNLKQWVTLASIVEKEAVVGSERPLIAGVFFSRLQKGMRLESDPTVEYALGIRQTADQPLTFAQVKTVSPYNTYLNPGLPPGPIASPGLASLKATLAPEKTDYLFFVARYDGTHVFSRTLQEHEAAVTKIRKQRSGL; this comes from the coding sequence ATGCATCTTTGGCAAAAAAGTTGGAAGCAGCTATTTATCCTAGGTCTAGTGCCCTTAACCGTTTTATTTGGTACTTGGCAAAGCTGGATATGGTGGAATCGGGCAATAAGCGCACCCATCCAAACAGTAAATCCAGGTGCAACAGCAAATAATTCGGTAAAGTGGCTGCAGATTCAAATCCCTCCAGGAACTGCATCACAGCAAATCGGTCGTAATTTAGAAAAGGCCGGTTTGATTCGCTCACAATTGGCGTGGAATGTGTGGGCACGTTACTTGGAGTGGAAAAACCCTCAAGGTAGTTTTCAAGCAGGAACATACGAACTTTCTCCTACCCAGCCTCTATCGGCCATCGCCCAAAAAATTTGGCAAGGAGAAGTGGTGCAAAATAGTTACACCATTCCCGAAGGTTGGTCATTGCGACAAATGGCGGCACATTTTGAAGAAAGAAAATTTTTCTTAGCTAAAGATTTTCTTGCAGCCGCGAGTCAAATTGACCGCGGCCAGTTTTCTTGGCTTCCCGCTGATCTACCGTACTTAGAAGGATTTTTGTACCCAGATACATACAAGATTGCCCGTGGTAGCATCACTCCCCAAGATGTTATTAAACAAATGCTCAGTCGCTTCGAGCAAGTCGCATTGCCATTGTATCAAAAAGAACAAAATAAAACCCCTCTTAACCTTAAGCAATGGGTGACTCTCGCCAGTATAGTTGAGAAAGAGGCAGTAGTGGGGAGTGAGCGCCCCCTGATAGCTGGGGTGTTTTTCTCTAGGCTACAAAAGGGTATGCGCTTGGAAAGTGATCCAACAGTTGAGTATGCTTTGGGCATACGTCAAACAGCAGATCAACCTCTGACTTTCGCTCAAGTCAAAACCGTCTCTCCTTATAACACCTATCTTAATCCTGGCTTACCACCTGGTCCAATTGCCTCTCCAGGGTTAGCAAGTCTCAAAGCAACGCTTGCTCCAGAAAAAACTGATTACTTATTTTTTGTGGCACGTTACGATGGTACACACGTGTTCAGTCGTACTCTACAAGAACACGAAGCAGCTGTGACTAAAATCCGCAAACAAAGAAGTGGTCTGTAG
- a CDS encoding B12-binding domain-containing radical SAM protein, which produces MRILLVYPIFPKTFWSYEKILALVDRKVLLPPLGLVTVAAILPQEWEFKLVDRNIRPATEEEWAWADVVVFSAMIVQKQDLLEQIREAKQRGKLVAVGGPYPTSVPGGVQEAGADFLILDEGEITLPMFIEAIKRGDTSGTFRATEKPDVTTTPVPRFDLLEFDAYDMMSVQFSRGCPFQCEFCDIIVLYGRKPRTKTPAQLLAELDYLYKLGWRRGIFMVDDNFIGNKRNVKLLLKELKVWMAEHKYPFRFDTEASIDLAQDPELMQLMVECGFAAVFLGIETPDEDSLQLTKKFQNTRSSLTQAVQSIIKAGLRPMAGFIIGFDGEKSGAGDRIARFAEQAAIPSTTFAMLQALPNTALWHRLNKEGRLRENKDGNINQTTLMNFIPTRSLEDIAREYIEAFCSLYDPISYLDRTYRCFLIMGAPSWKAPFKMPEWVVVKALLLIIWRQGIKRETRWKFWHHLFSIVKRNPGVAEHYLATCAHNEHFLEYRQIVREQIESQLAEYLAQGVEKPYEIVNQTVAAVAS; this is translated from the coding sequence ATGCGAATTTTACTAGTTTATCCCATTTTTCCCAAAACATTTTGGTCTTATGAGAAAATATTGGCGTTAGTTGACCGCAAAGTTCTCTTACCACCATTGGGTTTGGTGACAGTAGCAGCAATTTTGCCTCAAGAATGGGAGTTTAAGCTAGTTGATCGCAATATCCGCCCAGCGACAGAAGAGGAATGGGCTTGGGCGGATGTGGTCGTCTTTTCTGCGATGATAGTCCAAAAACAAGATTTATTAGAGCAAATTCGCGAAGCAAAGCAACGTGGTAAGTTAGTTGCTGTAGGTGGTCCTTACCCCACCTCAGTTCCTGGGGGAGTTCAAGAAGCTGGTGCAGATTTCCTAATTTTAGATGAAGGGGAAATTACCCTCCCAATGTTTATTGAAGCAATTAAACGAGGTGACACTTCTGGTACATTCCGCGCGACAGAAAAACCAGATGTCACTACAACCCCAGTACCCCGTTTTGATTTGCTAGAGTTTGACGCTTACGATATGATGTCAGTTCAGTTTTCGCGGGGTTGTCCTTTCCAGTGCGAATTTTGTGACATTATTGTTCTTTATGGACGCAAACCTCGCACCAAAACTCCTGCACAACTCTTGGCAGAGTTAGATTACCTCTATAAGCTGGGTTGGCGGCGTGGTATTTTTATGGTGGATGACAACTTTATCGGCAACAAGCGCAATGTTAAGTTGTTGCTCAAAGAGTTAAAGGTTTGGATGGCAGAACACAAATATCCATTCCGGTTTGACACCGAAGCTTCTATTGACTTAGCACAAGATCCAGAATTGATGCAGCTGATGGTTGAGTGTGGTTTTGCTGCGGTATTTTTGGGAATTGAAACACCAGATGAAGACAGTTTGCAACTGACAAAGAAGTTTCAAAATACGCGTAGTTCGTTAACTCAGGCTGTGCAAAGTATCATCAAAGCGGGTTTACGACCAATGGCTGGGTTTATTATTGGTTTTGATGGAGAGAAATCAGGTGCAGGCGATCGCATTGCCCGCTTTGCCGAACAAGCAGCTATTCCCTCCACAACTTTTGCTATGTTACAAGCACTACCAAATACAGCCCTTTGGCATCGCCTTAATAAAGAAGGACGACTACGGGAAAATAAAGATGGCAACATTAACCAGACAACTTTGATGAACTTTATCCCCACTCGTTCTTTGGAAGACATTGCCAGAGAATATATTGAAGCTTTTTGTAGTTTATATGACCCCATCTCCTACTTGGATCGTACCTACCGTTGTTTCCTCATCATGGGTGCACCGAGTTGGAAAGCACCATTCAAGATGCCAGAGTGGGTTGTTGTTAAAGCCCTGCTACTGATTATTTGGCGACAAGGGATCAAACGGGAAACTCGCTGGAAGTTCTGGCATCACCTGTTTAGTATCGTCAAGCGTAACCCTGGAGTTGCAGAGCATTATCTCGCCACCTGCGCCCACAATGAACATTTCTTGGAGTATCGCCAAATTGTACGAGAGCAAATAGAATCTCAGCTTGCTGAATATTTGGCACAAGGCGTAGAAAAACCATATGAGATAGTGAATCAGACAGTGGCTGCTGTAGCTAGTTGA
- a CDS encoding ROK family protein, which translates to MTLILALDFGGTKLAAATVHTGSKQWLRYERRLSPANANADTDLEIMRSVINSLLKGAKPEAIGVSFGGPVDATTGKVRLSHHVVGWENVPLRDLLEEEFGVPAYVDNDANVAALGEYRFGAGQGFDSLFYMTVSTGVGGGWILNGKPWRGAEGMAGEIGHMVVDPAGPVCLCGKRGCVERLASGPYMAQDVREVLRNVRAACPEDIPPRRASALGGAADLKHLACQGRQDKRGEVLRELVGDNLELVTGQIVSEAAAAGDNLAKEILYRASWALGVGIGNVANLINPQLFVLGGGVMKAGEDFWQVLRKVARETALPEVNFEIVSATLGDDAPLWGAVALAEDVLR; encoded by the coding sequence GTGACATTAATATTAGCGCTTGATTTTGGTGGAACAAAGTTAGCAGCAGCGACAGTCCATACAGGTTCTAAGCAATGGCTGAGATATGAGCGTCGTCTTTCACCAGCAAATGCAAATGCTGACACTGATTTAGAAATTATGCGCTCTGTTATCAACTCTTTACTAAAGGGAGCGAAACCAGAAGCTATTGGTGTAAGTTTTGGGGGACCAGTGGACGCAACAACAGGGAAAGTTCGACTATCCCACCATGTCGTTGGATGGGAGAATGTTCCGTTGCGCGACTTGTTAGAGGAAGAATTTGGCGTTCCTGCTTATGTAGATAACGACGCGAATGTTGCTGCTTTGGGTGAGTATCGCTTTGGTGCAGGGCAAGGTTTCGACAGTCTGTTTTACATGACTGTCAGTACTGGCGTGGGGGGCGGTTGGATACTCAACGGTAAGCCTTGGCGAGGTGCTGAGGGGATGGCTGGTGAAATTGGACACATGGTGGTAGATCCTGCAGGACCTGTGTGTTTGTGTGGAAAGCGGGGATGTGTGGAGAGGTTGGCGTCGGGACCTTATATGGCGCAGGATGTGAGGGAAGTTTTGAGAAACGTTCGCGCAGCGTGTCCGGAGGACATACCGCCAAGACGAGCCAGTGCGTTGGGCGGCGCAGCCGACTTGAAGCACCTGGCGTGCCAAGGACGCCAAGACAAGAGAGGAGAGGTGTTGAGGGAGTTGGTGGGAGATAATTTGGAGTTGGTTACTGGGCAAATAGTGAGTGAGGCTGCAGCTGCTGGGGATAATTTGGCTAAGGAAATTTTGTACAGGGCTAGTTGGGCGCTGGGTGTTGGTATTGGGAATGTGGCAAATTTGATTAACCCACAGCTGTTTGTGTTGGGTGGTGGTGTGATGAAGGCGGGTGAGGATTTTTGGCAAGTGTTGCGAAAGGTGGCGCGGGAGACGGCTTTACCTGAGGTTAATTTTGAGATCGTTTCGGCGACGCTGGGAGATGATGCACCGTTGTGGGGGGCAGTAGCTTTGGCTGAAGATGTTTTAAGGTGA
- the proB gene encoding glutamate 5-kinase — protein sequence MTKTIVVKIGTSSLTQPETGQLALSTIATLAETLCDLRRQGYKVILVSSGAVGVGCARLGLTQRPKAIALKQAVAAVGQGRLIRVYDDLFTTLQQPIAQVLLSRKDLVERSHYLNVYNTFRELLELGVIPVVNENDTVAVEELKFGDNDTLSALVASLVKADWLFLLTDVDRLYSADPRSVPDAQPIALVSNIKELAELQVQTGTQGSQWGTGGMVTKISAARIAIAAGVRTVIAQGRYPHNIEKILQGEAIGTHFEPQPEPTSARKRWIAYGLVPAGKLYLDEGAVLAISGSGKSLLGAGITVVEGEFDTQDAVQLCDKNGHEIARGLVNYSSSELQKIRGRRSSEIAAILGYVGAETVVHRDNLVLT from the coding sequence ATGACTAAAACAATCGTCGTCAAAATTGGCACCTCCAGCCTGACTCAACCAGAAACCGGACAACTGGCACTTTCCACAATCGCGACTTTAGCAGAAACCCTGTGTGATCTGCGACGACAGGGTTACAAGGTCATTTTGGTATCCTCTGGTGCTGTGGGAGTGGGTTGTGCGCGGCTAGGCTTAACACAACGTCCTAAGGCGATCGCTCTAAAACAAGCAGTTGCAGCAGTCGGGCAAGGCAGATTAATACGAGTGTACGATGATTTATTTACTACGCTGCAACAGCCAATTGCTCAGGTTTTGCTCAGCCGCAAGGACTTAGTTGAGCGCAGTCATTACCTTAATGTCTACAACACATTCAGGGAATTACTCGAACTTGGAGTCATTCCAGTGGTGAATGAGAATGATACAGTCGCAGTAGAGGAACTAAAATTTGGTGATAATGACACCCTTTCTGCTCTGGTTGCTAGCTTAGTAAAAGCAGATTGGCTATTTTTGCTTACCGATGTTGATAGGCTTTACTCAGCCGATCCCCGTTCTGTACCGGATGCCCAACCGATTGCTTTAGTTAGCAACATCAAAGAATTAGCAGAATTACAGGTGCAAACAGGTACGCAAGGTTCCCAATGGGGAACTGGCGGTATGGTAACCAAAATTTCCGCAGCACGAATTGCGATCGCTGCTGGTGTTCGCACCGTCATTGCCCAAGGACGATATCCACACAATATAGAAAAAATTTTACAGGGCGAAGCCATTGGTACTCACTTTGAACCGCAACCAGAACCAACTTCCGCCCGTAAACGTTGGATAGCATATGGTTTGGTTCCTGCTGGGAAACTTTATTTGGATGAGGGAGCAGTGCTAGCAATTTCTGGTTCTGGCAAATCGTTGTTAGGTGCTGGTATTACGGTGGTGGAAGGAGAATTTGACACTCAGGATGCAGTGCAATTGTGCGATAAAAACGGTCATGAAATTGCCAGAGGACTGGTGAACTACAGTAGCAGTGAACTACAAAAGATTCGCGGACGCCGTTCCAGTGAAATTGCCGCTATTTTAGGTTATGTTGGTGCGGAAACCGTGGTTCATCGGGATAATTTGGTGTTGACGTAG
- a CDS encoding GNAT family N-acetyltransferase gives MAARMKMTSLLQRNLSVIIRQVQYRDLDGIERLTQESFAAQTPKGACDAMRQMQWLRGWYGLLKCLSWFPNPLRYRFYAYVAEQGRTLLGMIQISPFNRTHSTWRVERVMVERAMDKQAIGSQLLRYCFESILEARTWLLEVNVNDKDALALYRKNGFQRLAEMTYWEIQPELLEELAKSEPDLPNLLPVSNADAQLLYQLDTASMPPLVRQVFDRNADDFKTTLFGALTEAVKQWVTKVEVVSGYVFEPQRKAAIGYFQLRLDRKGQQPHVATLTVNPAYTWLYPELLTQLARIAQDFPPQALQVTSADYHPEREEFLERMGASRTEHTLMMSRSVWHKLRESKFVSLEGIQLPEMLQGLQPARKPIPGGMSWVQQGQPVSPERIAQPNTTKETIVFSCNNSNVETSSQQEPADARQE, from the coding sequence ATGGCGGCTCGAATGAAAATGACTTCATTACTTCAGCGAAATCTTAGCGTTATTATCCGACAAGTCCAATACCGGGACTTGGATGGAATAGAACGCCTAACTCAAGAGTCGTTCGCAGCCCAAACCCCCAAGGGAGCTTGTGATGCAATGCGGCAAATGCAATGGCTGCGCGGCTGGTATGGATTACTCAAATGTTTGAGTTGGTTTCCCAATCCATTACGGTATCGTTTCTATGCATACGTAGCAGAACAAGGGCGTACGCTTCTGGGAATGATTCAAATATCCCCGTTTAATCGCACGCACAGCACGTGGAGGGTAGAGCGTGTGATGGTAGAGCGTGCGATGGATAAGCAAGCAATTGGCTCACAGCTTTTGCGCTATTGCTTTGAATCAATTTTGGAGGCTCGTACTTGGCTTTTAGAAGTAAATGTCAACGACAAAGACGCACTGGCGCTTTATCGCAAAAATGGATTTCAGCGCTTAGCAGAAATGACATACTGGGAAATACAACCAGAGTTGCTTGAAGAATTGGCGAAATCAGAACCAGATTTACCCAATCTGCTGCCTGTAAGTAATGCTGATGCGCAGCTATTGTATCAACTAGATACGGCATCAATGCCACCTTTAGTACGGCAAGTGTTTGACCGTAACGCCGATGACTTTAAAACAACTCTGTTCGGCGCTTTAACAGAAGCAGTGAAGCAGTGGGTGACGAAAGTAGAAGTAGTGAGTGGTTACGTTTTTGAACCCCAACGCAAAGCTGCGATCGGCTATTTTCAATTGCGATTGGATCGTAAAGGTCAACAGCCCCATGTGGCCACCTTGACAGTAAACCCAGCTTACACCTGGTTGTATCCAGAGTTACTTACTCAACTCGCTCGAATAGCACAGGATTTTCCTCCACAAGCTCTACAAGTCACCTCAGCAGATTATCACCCAGAAAGAGAAGAGTTTTTGGAGAGAATGGGTGCAAGTCGCACAGAACACACCTTGATGATGTCTCGCTCTGTGTGGCATAAACTGCGGGAGTCAAAATTTGTCTCTCTAGAAGGAATTCAGTTACCAGAAATGTTGCAAGGCTTACAACCTGCACGAAAACCGATTCCCGGTGGGATGTCATGGGTACAACAAGGACAGCCAGTGTCGCCAGAAAGAATTGCACAACCCAATACGACAAAAGAAACTATTGTCTTTTCGTGCAATAACAGCAACGTAGAAACATCTAGCCAGCAAGAACCGGCAGATGCTCGGCAGGAGTGA
- a CDS encoding tyrosinase family protein: MKKYLREMVITISVAMIVVMTMLRTPATETTFVRKNVVDLTPQEKLDFVNALKTLKTRPGTNSKNVSLYDEVVAIHAGAMTFDKMQLGGQVILPQDTPSTGPATGSDAAHEHGAFLPWHREYLSRFEKALRSVNPNITIPYWDWTDPRAVEVIFNPNFLGTNGSGSTLTFEYPDGRPTIRLDGGPVVSGNFSEADGWRIVPDLHKNISTAETLGTSLIRYLAGSDAPPGTGFPLEKAETDRILQSPDYATFRPFLEGDITINADGTENECRNFPCNHNLVHALVGGTVPNPNQNETNRQLLTLGTISNTPASPNEPAFFLLHANVDRLWAEWQNNGRKGPEFYGVPGEPYGHNLNDKMWPWDGGDSIPGSIGSTDIRPYLPVIAPNDIVKPIDTLNWRKYGYTYDTLLKKGRGWRRQSRGELPVKRTRVPERRRGSR, encoded by the coding sequence ATGAAGAAATATCTGCGAGAAATGGTCATAACAATCAGTGTTGCCATGATTGTTGTTATGACTATGTTGAGAACCCCAGCTACGGAGACTACTTTCGTCAGAAAGAACGTTGTTGATCTGACTCCACAGGAAAAATTAGATTTTGTTAATGCTCTCAAAACATTAAAAACACGACCCGGTACTAACAGCAAAAATGTCAGTCTCTATGATGAGGTTGTTGCTATTCATGCAGGAGCTATGACATTTGACAAAATGCAATTGGGTGGTCAAGTTATACTACCGCAGGACACGCCTTCTACAGGACCTGCGACAGGCTCTGATGCAGCTCATGAACATGGAGCATTTTTACCTTGGCACCGTGAATATTTAAGTCGATTTGAAAAAGCTTTGCGCTCAGTTAATCCTAATATCACTATCCCTTACTGGGATTGGACAGATCCAAGAGCCGTTGAGGTGATTTTTAACCCCAATTTTTTGGGGACAAATGGCTCAGGATCAACACTGACTTTTGAATATCCAGATGGTAGACCTACTATTAGACTTGATGGGGGTCCTGTAGTGTCTGGTAATTTTTCCGAAGCGGATGGTTGGAGAATAGTCCCGGATTTACATAAAAACATCAGTACAGCCGAAACTCTAGGTACCTCACTCATTCGCTATCTAGCAGGTTCAGATGCGCCTCCTGGAACTGGATTTCCTCTAGAGAAAGCAGAAACAGACAGAATACTTCAGTCACCAGACTATGCTACATTTCGTCCATTTTTGGAGGGAGATATTACCATCAATGCAGACGGCACTGAAAATGAATGTCGAAACTTCCCATGTAACCACAACCTCGTTCATGCGTTGGTTGGTGGGACTGTGCCTAATCCTAATCAAAACGAGACGAATCGGCAGTTGCTAACATTGGGTACTATAAGCAACACTCCAGCTTCCCCCAATGAACCAGCTTTCTTTCTGCTTCATGCCAACGTAGATCGTCTTTGGGCCGAATGGCAGAATAATGGTCGCAAAGGTCCCGAATTTTACGGTGTTCCAGGTGAACCTTACGGGCACAATCTCAATGACAAGATGTGGCCTTGGGATGGAGGTGATTCTATACCAGGATCAATTGGTAGTACTGATATACGACCCTACTTACCAGTTATTGCACCCAACGATATTGTCAAACCTATAGACACTCTGAATTGGCGAAAGTATGGCTACACCTATGACACGCTTTTGAAGAAAGGCAGAGGATGGAGGAGACAGTCTCGTGGGGAGCTTCCTGTTAAGAGAACTCGTGTGCCAGAACGGAGAAGGGGTAGCCGATAA
- a CDS encoding YqeG family HAD IIIA-type phosphatase, translating to MNWNNLIQPSLILEGSVLNLTPDMIRKNGLKGLVLDVDETLVPIKAASASVELQQWVEQMRPCAKLCLVSNNLSQTRIGGIARSLNLPYFLGAAKPSGRKIRQALKAMDLPVHQVGMVGDRLFTDVLAGNRLGMFTILVEPIIHADLALRSHPIRNFEVWVSEILGASITPKTKRVTKINKSSGK from the coding sequence ATGAACTGGAACAATCTCATACAGCCTAGCTTGATTTTAGAAGGTTCAGTGTTGAACCTCACACCAGACATGATCCGAAAAAATGGGCTGAAGGGGCTGGTGTTGGATGTAGATGAAACATTAGTACCAATAAAAGCTGCCTCCGCTTCTGTGGAACTCCAACAGTGGGTAGAACAAATGCGCCCCTGTGCAAAATTGTGCTTGGTGAGTAATAACCTGAGTCAAACTCGGATTGGTGGAATTGCGCGATCGCTCAACCTGCCTTATTTCTTAGGTGCAGCCAAGCCCTCGGGACGTAAAATTCGGCAAGCACTCAAAGCGATGGATTTACCTGTACACCAGGTAGGAATGGTGGGAGATAGATTATTCACTGATGTCTTAGCAGGTAATCGCTTGGGAATGTTTACTATTTTGGTAGAGCCGATTATCCATGCAGATCTTGCTCTTCGTTCCCATCCCATACGCAACTTTGAAGTTTGGGTTTCTGAAATTCTTGGTGCTTCTATTACTCCTAAGACAAAAAGAGTTACAAAAATTAATAAATCATCAGGAAAGTAA
- a CDS encoding Mut7-C RNAse domain-containing protein — protein MACASFRFYAELNDFLPSHRKEMKIAHIFTERASIKDMIESLGIPHPEVDGIEVNGISVDFSYIVQDGDIIDVYPISTTDRGTSTISVRPKPLTIIRFVLDIHLGKLVTSLRLLGFDTLYQNDYEDKELAHISSTQNRILLTRDRGLLMRSVVKYGYYVRNTDPPKQIVEVMQRFDLYKRISPFQRCLRCNGLLESVTKELIVNQLPETVKLYNHEFHRCQNCNKIYWKGSHYERLQQFLDLVVGNK, from the coding sequence ATGGCTTGTGCTTCTTTCCGCTTTTATGCAGAGTTGAATGACTTTTTACCATCGCATAGAAAGGAGATGAAAATAGCTCATATCTTTACTGAAAGAGCTTCCATTAAAGATATGATTGAATCTTTAGGTATTCCCCATCCAGAAGTAGATGGTATTGAAGTTAATGGAATATCGGTAGATTTTTCTTACATTGTCCAAGATGGAGATATCATCGATGTTTACCCAATTTCTACCACAGATAGAGGAACTTCCACTATTTCTGTCAGACCTAAACCTCTAACTATTATCCGTTTTGTTTTAGATATTCATTTAGGCAAGTTAGTAACGTCTTTACGCTTGTTAGGATTTGATACGTTATACCAAAATGATTATGAAGATAAAGAATTAGCCCACATTTCCAGTACCCAAAACCGAATTCTATTAACTCGCGATCGCGGTTTATTGATGCGGAGTGTCGTGAAATATGGATATTATGTCAGAAATACTGACCCGCCGAAACAAATTGTTGAAGTTATGCAACGCTTTGACTTATATAAAAGAATATCACCATTTCAACGCTGTTTGCGCTGCAATGGATTATTAGAATCTGTAACCAAAGAACTAATTGTTAACCAATTGCCAGAAACTGTCAAATTATATAATCATGAATTTCATCGTTGTCAAAACTGCAATAAGATTTACTGGAAAGGTTCACATTATGAAAGATTGCAACAGTTTCTTGACTTGGTAGTAGGTAATAAGTGA
- the ruvX gene encoding Holliday junction resolvase RuvX → MHTSATEEKSSQQFVCALGLDVGRKRIGVAGCDRTGLIATGITTIERTSFERDVEQIRQLVNQRQVQVLIVGLPYSMDGSLGFQARQVQKFTTRLAKVLKLPVEYVDERLTSFQAEQMLIAENRSPSRNKQLIDRKAASIILQQWLDTRRSRLKSTLVSAD, encoded by the coding sequence TTGCACACTTCAGCTACTGAGGAAAAAAGCTCACAGCAATTCGTTTGTGCTTTAGGATTAGATGTTGGGCGCAAACGTATTGGTGTGGCAGGGTGCGATCGCACTGGTTTAATAGCCACTGGTATCACTACTATAGAGCGAACATCGTTTGAGCGGGATGTGGAGCAAATACGACAACTCGTCAATCAGCGGCAAGTACAAGTCCTAATTGTTGGGTTACCTTATTCTATGGATGGTTCTTTAGGATTTCAGGCTCGTCAAGTGCAGAAATTTACAACCAGACTTGCCAAGGTTCTCAAACTGCCTGTGGAATATGTTGATGAACGATTAACTTCATTTCAGGCAGAGCAAATGCTCATAGCAGAGAATCGCTCCCCCTCTCGTAACAAACAACTTATTGACCGTAAAGCAGCATCCATCATCTTACAACAATGGCTGGATACGAGGCGATCTCGTTTGAAAAGCACACTAGTTTCTGCTGATTAA
- the hisA gene encoding 1-(5-phosphoribosyl)-5-[(5-phosphoribosylamino)methylideneamino]imidazole-4-carboxamide isomerase, with protein sequence MDVIPAIDLLEGRCVRLYQGDYQQSQVFSDNPVEVAKQWVEQGATRLHIVDLDGAKTGTLVNLPAIEAIAQAVSVSIQVGGGVRDRDRVEQLLNIGVQRIILGTIAVEQPQLVQQLCQEFPQQIVIGIDARNGMVATRGWQETSEVLATQLAVQMQELGAAAIIYTDIHRDGTLSGPNMEALRSLAATISIPIIASGGVSSVTDLLSLLALESQGVTGVIVGRALYTGDVSLREALRAVGQGRIQDIPPNIDFSAFA encoded by the coding sequence ATGGACGTAATTCCGGCGATAGATTTACTAGAAGGTCGCTGTGTGCGACTTTATCAAGGAGATTATCAACAATCGCAAGTTTTCAGCGACAACCCAGTTGAAGTTGCAAAGCAGTGGGTAGAACAGGGAGCCACCAGATTACACATCGTCGATTTGGATGGGGCGAAAACAGGTACATTAGTAAACTTGCCAGCAATTGAAGCGATCGCTCAAGCTGTGTCGGTATCTATTCAAGTTGGTGGAGGAGTGCGCGATCGCGATCGTGTAGAACAGCTACTCAACATAGGCGTACAACGCATTATTTTGGGAACCATCGCCGTAGAACAACCCCAGCTTGTACAACAACTCTGTCAAGAATTTCCACAGCAGATTGTTATTGGTATTGATGCTCGTAATGGAATGGTAGCAACTCGGGGGTGGCAAGAAACCTCTGAAGTTTTAGCAACTCAACTGGCTGTACAGATGCAAGAATTGGGAGCCGCAGCCATTATCTACACTGATATCCATCGTGATGGTACACTTTCTGGACCAAATATGGAAGCATTGCGATCGCTCGCGGCGACAATTTCTATTCCGATCATTGCTTCTGGTGGTGTGAGTTCTGTTACCGATTTGCTGAGTCTGTTGGCGCTAGAATCACAAGGTGTGACTGGTGTGATTGTTGGTCGTGCGCTGTATACAGGGGATGTTTCTCTTAGAGAAGCATTGCGTGCTGTCGGTCAAGGGCGTATTCAGGATATTCCGCCCAATATAGATTTTTCAGCGTTTGCCTAA
- a CDS encoding DUF3727 domain-containing protein — protein sequence MFSSSFPEENDQSRTGSITLTDDKGRSLECYIEHSLTVDGQEYVLLLPVDSPIEIFAWQGEEEEEEAILVEDETIIDQIFGIAQAVLSEQNLFLKHTAYALTVAGDLPPVEESELFTLEIEDEEADLEPEQLQLLSSFYHEEQEYAIYTPLDPLLFFARISQAGKPELLSPEEFRQVQPLLEEHLFNEVE from the coding sequence ATGTTTTCCTCATCCTTTCCTGAAGAAAATGACCAGAGTCGTACTGGTTCCATCACTTTGACTGATGACAAAGGCAGAAGCCTCGAATGCTACATTGAGCATTCACTCACCGTAGATGGTCAAGAGTACGTTTTGCTTCTCCCGGTTGACTCACCAATAGAAATTTTTGCTTGGCAAGGTGAAGAAGAAGAAGAAGAAGCCATTTTAGTGGAAGATGAAACGATAATCGACCAAATATTTGGTATAGCCCAAGCTGTTCTTTCTGAGCAAAATCTGTTTTTAAAGCATACAGCTTATGCTCTGACTGTTGCAGGTGATTTACCACCAGTGGAAGAGTCAGAACTTTTTACTCTAGAAATTGAAGATGAAGAGGCAGATTTAGAGCCAGAGCAATTACAACTGCTATCGAGCTTCTACCACGAAGAACAAGAGTACGCAATTTACACTCCCCTTGATCCACTGCTGTTTTTCGCACGAATATCTCAAGCGGGTAAACCAGAATTACTCTCACCAGAAGAGTTTCGTCAAGTCCAACCTCTGCTGGAAGAACATTTGTTTAATGAAGTGGAGTAA